Genomic window (Desmodus rotundus isolate HL8 unplaced genomic scaffold, HLdesRot8A.1 manual_scaffold_244, whole genome shotgun sequence):
AGCCATCGCATGGTGACACTTGGCATTTTGTCTTGTCCTAGAGTAAGCTGAGTGAGAATGTGCCTCTGTCTAAATCCATGAGCTCCCTTGGGGGCAGAAAGTGTTGCCCCACAGGGCTAGCCCAGTACGCAGGCATGGTATGCTCTGTGCACTCTGCACAGAAGGGAAGAACTGAGATTGCCTATCATTTTCCTGTaatgtgactttgggaaagtgaCATCATCCTTGtgaatctgtttcctcatctgtaaaataacagCATACTAGGTATTCATTTACTACAGGTAACACTCAACACTCACTATCTCTAATCTTCACATTGTACATCATCACCCCATTtagcagaagagaaaactgaggcttggaaaggCAACCGACTTGTCCAAGTTAGCTGCAGGGCAGAAGCTCCTGGCGCCCAGCCAAACTCAGAAAATTGTGCGaatcggggggtgggggtgggaaatgtGAAATAGCCCTGTAAATTGTTAACGCCTAGGGTGGGAGAATCCGTGCTTGGGGGGCGTGGTGAATGATGGATGGCCGAGAGGAGGAGTGCGGAGAGAGGCGGCCTCAGATATCCAGATGGCGGAGGGAGGATGGTTTTGCCCACCAGTCCGAGGGTGCGGGAGGCGCGGCGCGGCCGGGAGCTGCAGTGCCGGGGTGAGAGGGGTGCGGCTCTCCCCctctccgccccaccccccagtccccAAGCCGCGGCCCCTTTAAGAGCGGGCGGGGCGCCCTCTGGCGGCGGAGCGGCGCGCGCGGCCGGAGCCGGAGCCGGATCCCGGAGCCGGAGCGGAGCGGAGCTGGGGCGGAGCGGGCCGAGCGGGCCGAGCCAGCAGCCGAGCTGGGGGCGCGGGCGGGCGGCATGTACCGGGCCCGGGCGTCGCGGGCGGGGCCGGAGCCCGGCAGCCCGGGGCGCTTTGGGATCCTCAGCACCGGGCAGCTCCGGGACCTGCTTCAGGATGAACCGAAGCTGGACCGGATCGTGCGGCTCAGCAGGAAGGTAGCGCGGGGGTCGCGGGCGGGGGTCGCGGGGGACGGGCCGCGGCCTGCCGAGCAACCAAAGGGCCGCGCGGGCCGGGCTGCTGGGCCGCCGGTGGGCGCAGGAGCCTGGCACGTACGAGTGGGCCCCGCGGAGCCGCCCCCGGGGGAGGGGGCGCCCGGAGCTAGCCTGGGGCGGGTGGGGCGCAAGGAGACCTAGGGAGGCGCCTATGCACCCCCGGGATGGCTGCGAGGCGTGTCCTACAGCGGATGCTCCAGGGAGGTGTGTTCCGGGGGACAGGGGTGGTTGTGTTGTGGGGGGCCCTGGCTCGCACACCCACGTTCTGTAGGGCGAGAAAGGGGAGGTGCTTTCCATAGGAAGAACTAAGGGCCTGTTTAACACCTGGGGGGACCGTTGTGGGAGGGCCAGCATCCTGGGGGTGCAAGAGGAGGCTTTGTGTCTCTCTTTGGGTAGGGGTACTGAAAGCTGAGGTGTGTATTCCATAGGCCACCATAAGAGAAAGTTGTATATTTCACAGGCGGTAGGCCCGGGCTGGTTGGCTGTGGGGGGCAGAAAGGGAAAGTGTGTGTTGGAGGGAGGCAGACAGGAGGGGCATGTGCATCTTATAGGGGACAGATGGAGGGTAGtgtgttcccaggggcagggaggggaggctgggcgCTCCTAGAAACAAGGAAAAAGCATTCTCCAGAGCCAGGAAAGAAAGGGGCTCTGCTTTCTGCGAGAAGGAAAGCTGGGAGCAGGTGCTAGGGAATccgggaggaaaagggggtgtgTATTCCTTGGGGGTGTGGGGATCCAGTGGAGGACAGAAGGAGAGgtgtgaggggaagagagggtggcTTGAGGGGTACTAGGCAGGGACAGGGTGAAGACCACTCTGGAGAGTCAGAGCGGGTGGGAGTGTTTTCAGCACAGACACCTGAGGAGGAAGCAGACAAAGGCCTGGAATGAGAGGGAAGCTAGCTGCCCATGCATGGAAAATGGgacagaagagggagggggaCTCCTTAGGGACCTGAGCAGACatattaattgaaaaattaaaaattaactaacATTTGTAGAGGCCTTCATAGTTTTCCTCACTTCAGTCTTACCACAGCCCTATAAGGTAGTGGTTTTTAGCTCACtttgtagaggaggaaactgaggcccagccagGGAGCTCAAGGCAAAGCCATCTTGGCTTCTTGCAGTCCCTACACCTGTTGGCTCCTCATCCTGAGATTGGGGTGCTTTTGGCTTGACCCGTGGCCACTGTTGCTCAGGGTGGCAGTAGGTGGATGTGGGCAGACTCCCTGAGTGCACCTCTTGGCTCTTCTCTGGTGGCAGTTCCAGGGCCTGCAGCTGGAGCGTGAGGCATGCCTGGCCTCCAACTATGCACTAGCTAAGGAGAACCTAGCATTACGGCCCCGCCTGGAGATGGGTCGGGCCGCCCTGGCCATCAAGTACCAAGAGCTTCGAGAGGTGGCCGAGAGCTGTGCGGACAAGCTGCAGCGACTGGGTGAGGGGACAGCTGGGAGGACTGCCTGGGGTGGGTGGCAGTTGGCCTTGGGAAGTGCTAGGCTCTGAAAGGTGGGACTTGGGCAGACCTATTCTCCGGGGCAAGTTTGGTGGGTGCTACTCCTGGAAAACTAAGTTGGGGAAGTGAACAGTTGGTGAGCAGAGCTGGGTTGTAGAGGCCAGATGGGGGCCCtggcagtgagagaaaagggGGTCTAATACCCATGGGCCTGCAGTGCTCTAGAAGACAAAGCCCCTACTTCCTCTTTGCACCAGGACTGGGGGCAGATCCTTGGGGGAAGGTGCATAAACTGATACCAGGGgcattgcacagatgaggaaactgaggcctcagAAAGTGGAAGGGAAGCACAGAATCACACACACGGTCAGCGAGAGTCAGgactgggccctggggctgcagcctgtCTGTCCTGGGTGACAGGCCCTGAGGGCAGGGGTTATTCACTCTGTCCCTCTGTGGCCCTCAGAGGAGAGCATGCATCGCTGGAGCCCCCACTGTGCACTGGGCTGGCTGCAGGCTGAGCTGGAAGAGGCTGAGCAGGAGGctgaggtgaggggaggggaggctgggcctggggagagtg
Coding sequences:
- the VPS37D gene encoding vacuolar protein sorting-associated protein 37D, with amino-acid sequence MYRARASRAGPEPGSPGRFGILSTGQLRDLLQDEPKLDRIVRLSRKFQGLQLEREACLASNYALAKENLALRPRLEMGRAALAIKYQELREVAESCADKLQRLEESMHRWSPHCALGWLQAELEEAEQEAEEQMEQLLLGEQSLEAFLPAFQRGRALAHLRRTQAEKLQELLRRRERSSQPAPTAAADPPKPFPAAAVLPTGAARGPPAVPRSLPPLDSRPVPPLKGSPGCPLGPAPLLSPRPTQPEPPHR